In one Roseburia intestinalis L1-82 genomic region, the following are encoded:
- a CDS encoding glycoside hydrolase family 3 protein translates to MGNSGIGVPLPELAAYCREAAAEGAVLLKNEGHMLPIKKDETVSIFGRSQIEYYRSGTGSGGAVNVPYVKNILDGIKENNAFPVNEDLVETYKEWLKEHPFDNGGGGWAAEPWHQEEMEITDEIARRAAEKSEKAIFLIGRTAGEDKDYEDTEGSYLLTKREKENLRVVTKYFNEVAVLLNVSNIIDMSWTKDAAYQDHIKAILYIWQGGMEGANAVADLLSGRVTPSGKLTDTIAEKLSDYPAADHFGSKTENIYAEDIYVGYRYFETFAPEKVMYEFGFGLSYTEFSMEMVKAESTGNGKDAKIALSIRVKNTGAAAGKEAAQVYVSAPQGQLGKPARVLCGFAKTKLLAPGEEEVLELTIPVSRFASYDDSGVTGHKSCYVLEEGLYKIYVGNSVRCTEKANVDGKGGYEVSSCIVTEELEEALAPTKEFLRLKTGRQKEDGVFARAYEKAPQQMVDLAERIKSRLPKELPQTGNKGITLQAVAENIKNGSSVEEELDAFVAQFTNEELAVIVRGEGMSSPKVTPGTASAFGGVSDSLHGYGIPIACASDGPSGIRMESGLKATQLPIGTLLACSFNIPMMEELYQMEGRELVGNEIDTLLGPGINIHRYPLNGRNFEYFSEDPLVTGQFAAAMTRGIRSAGSSATVKHFAANNQETERHNVNSVVSERALREIYLKGFEIAVKEGNANSIMTSYNPVNGHWTASNYDLNTTILRGEWGYQGIVMTDWWAKMNDVVNGGEADRRYTSFMVRAQNDLYMVVNNNGAAINAAGDDTVEALEAGKLTVGELQRCAKNICRFLLGTPVMKRPLKDFDPLLTVTAKEAVNTDEKQVCALQSGNRIEAGKFENTVLYVEKESILNVNAHFCFPVEGLAQGAANLYLNGELMATVQTGGTGERFLTQRMCRVKFMPGYYELKAEYVTSELKLDWIELE, encoded by the coding sequence ATGGGTAACAGTGGAATCGGTGTTCCGCTGCCGGAACTGGCAGCATACTGCAGAGAGGCAGCGGCAGAGGGAGCCGTGCTTTTAAAGAATGAGGGGCATATGCTTCCGATCAAAAAGGATGAGACAGTTTCTATTTTCGGAAGAAGCCAGATCGAATATTACCGGAGCGGAACCGGTTCAGGTGGAGCGGTCAATGTGCCGTATGTCAAAAATATTTTAGACGGAATCAAAGAAAATAATGCTTTTCCTGTAAATGAGGATCTGGTAGAAACCTATAAAGAATGGTTAAAGGAGCATCCGTTTGACAATGGAGGCGGTGGATGGGCGGCAGAGCCGTGGCATCAGGAAGAGATGGAGATCACCGACGAGATCGCACGCCGCGCAGCAGAAAAGTCTGAAAAAGCAATTTTTCTGATCGGAAGAACTGCCGGTGAGGATAAAGATTACGAGGACACGGAAGGCAGTTATCTTCTGACAAAACGGGAGAAAGAAAATCTTCGTGTTGTAACAAAATATTTTAACGAAGTGGCAGTGCTTTTAAATGTGTCTAACATCATTGATATGAGCTGGACGAAAGATGCGGCATATCAGGATCACATCAAAGCGATTCTTTACATCTGGCAGGGTGGTATGGAAGGCGCGAACGCCGTTGCAGATCTGTTATCGGGCAGAGTGACACCATCCGGAAAACTGACGGATACGATCGCGGAGAAACTTTCTGATTACCCGGCAGCAGACCATTTTGGAAGTAAGACAGAAAATATTTATGCGGAAGATATCTATGTCGGCTACCGTTATTTTGAGACATTCGCACCGGAAAAAGTAATGTATGAGTTTGGTTTCGGTTTATCTTATACGGAATTTTCCATGGAGATGGTAAAAGCGGAGAGTACAGGAAATGGAAAAGATGCAAAGATCGCACTCAGTATCCGTGTGAAAAATACCGGGGCAGCAGCCGGAAAAGAGGCTGCACAGGTTTATGTGTCCGCCCCACAGGGACAGCTTGGAAAACCGGCAAGGGTATTGTGCGGATTTGCAAAGACAAAACTGCTTGCTCCGGGCGAGGAGGAAGTACTTGAACTTACCATTCCGGTAAGCCGGTTTGCTTCCTATGACGACAGCGGTGTGACTGGTCATAAGTCCTGCTATGTCTTAGAGGAAGGTCTGTATAAGATCTATGTTGGAAACAGCGTCAGATGCACAGAAAAAGCCAATGTGGACGGAAAAGGCGGTTATGAGGTTTCTTCCTGTATCGTCACAGAGGAGTTGGAGGAGGCGCTTGCGCCGACAAAAGAATTTTTGCGTCTTAAGACAGGCAGACAAAAGGAGGACGGGGTGTTTGCCCGTGCATATGAAAAAGCACCACAGCAGATGGTTGATCTGGCAGAGCGGATCAAAAGCCGTCTGCCAAAAGAACTGCCACAGACCGGAAATAAAGGAATTACCTTACAGGCGGTTGCAGAGAATATCAAAAATGGCAGCAGTGTGGAAGAAGAATTGGACGCATTTGTAGCACAGTTTACCAACGAGGAGTTAGCCGTGATCGTCCGCGGCGAGGGAATGAGCAGCCCGAAGGTAACACCGGGTACAGCATCCGCATTTGGCGGTGTCAGCGACAGCCTGCATGGTTATGGCATCCCGATTGCCTGCGCATCCGATGGCCCGTCCGGCATCCGTATGGAGAGCGGATTAAAGGCAACACAGCTCCCGATCGGAACACTCCTTGCATGTTCCTTTAATATTCCAATGATGGAAGAATTATATCAGATGGAAGGCAGGGAATTAGTTGGAAACGAGATCGACACCCTGCTTGGACCGGGAATCAATATCCACCGCTATCCATTAAATGGACGTAACTTTGAGTATTTCAGTGAAGATCCGCTTGTGACAGGACAGTTTGCGGCGGCAATGACAAGGGGAATCCGAAGTGCCGGTTCTTCTGCGACCGTGAAACATTTTGCAGCGAATAATCAGGAGACGGAAAGACATAATGTAAACTCCGTTGTATCTGAGCGGGCACTCCGTGAAATCTATCTGAAAGGCTTTGAGATTGCCGTGAAAGAGGGAAATGCAAATTCGATCATGACCTCTTACAACCCGGTCAACGGACACTGGACGGCATCCAATTATGACTTAAATACGACGATCCTGCGTGGCGAGTGGGGATATCAGGGAATTGTTATGACAGACTGGTGGGCAAAGATGAATGACGTTGTAAACGGCGGGGAGGCAGACCGCAGATACACCTCATTCATGGTTCGTGCACAGAATGACTTATACATGGTAGTCAACAATAATGGTGCTGCCATCAACGCAGCGGGCGATGATACCGTAGAAGCGTTGGAGGCGGGAAAACTCACTGTTGGAGAGTTACAGCGCTGTGCGAAAAACATCTGCCGTTTCCTGCTTGGAACACCTGTGATGAAACGTCCGTTAAAAGATTTTGATCCACTGCTTACAGTTACTGCAAAAGAAGCAGTAAATACAGACGAAAAGCAGGTCTGTGCACTGCAGAGCGGAAACCGGATCGAGGCAGGAAAGTTTGAAAACACAGTCCTTTATGTGGAAAAAGAAAGCATTTTAAACGTTAATGCACATTTCTGTTTCCCGGTGGAAGGATTAGCACAGGGAGCTGCCAATCTGTATCTGAATGGAGAACTGATGGCAACCGTCCAGACAGGTGGAACCGGAGAGCGTTTCCTGACACAGCGGATGTGTCGTGTGAAATTTATGCCGGGGTATTATGAACTGAAAGCAGAGTATGTGACATCGGAACTGAAGTTGGACTGGATTGAGTTAGAGTAA
- a CDS encoding glycosyl hydrolase, translating to MRKRFMGKRLAAALLAAAVAFSSGNFAGGYEYVYAAEASVFYTGTNTVTKDKLDLATEDWDNPPMITYDESIADCVTTKDFTMKADITLDDEAYASLGTGESYLKVQGIVKLGSEWTWTDSQDIPYLQQSSFSEDTHKTTITIKFEDKDADDLKGVYFRLIGQGFSGTCTFSNVTLSGVAEAQPELPAKDPSVIDDFESAETGSSAGWEQEGGWQYDNAVGISVAEFQGSKMLKADLDYTGCEGFTWSEAKIKKSFAEGLDVSAYNVLSYEMIYPEAFDGSFKAKIFAKNGADDVEIINKEAKIETSDLGDGYKKAVVTVKFSPNTAKITDLMIGTVGVSTAFLGSVYLDNLTLSQYNAAGDYTEITETAGEAVLADTSSMPEEVTLSDVNASGSAKALYAYLKGLDAADQVLFGHQNDTSKHVSTRDGVYSDTKDVTGSISGLVGIDSLALTGVELGIDNVDDAVQKSIEISKAAAAEGAIITLSTHMPNMSNEKIIATPDAARKYDFSQCDFSEAKDLSNNCSAEVLPGGKYNAQFTTYLDIIADYANGLGDIPVLFRPFHENTGGWFWWGAATTDKETYRALFQYTQDYLASKGVHNFIYVYSPNGPLTSEEEYMDRYPGDDCVDIVAFDYYDDYNTYPAEYSGEFVDNLKKTCQVVKNIADAKGKVAAISETGVRVMKADGSDNEGILVKGNPIAGHNWYKQVNQVAVDTGMPYFLLWANFGDTNFYVPYKYDDTHGQELINEFIEFYNEKSSVFANGTNFYGNADQKEVRNVNQGNAAGYFANVFSKMAITSAFTLKANVRNAQSVSFVLTNPDTNTEKTITAEKTEESGAYEGVLSADILSALGTTDTGKISLVADGKTLVTVSYISFGKEKETLAKNVIENFELYYDDNDYLNGTFTENSAANCSSSFVLDKDHKAEGVYGGAFTYQLKTGGPEVWTGRMKGLSTNDYSEYNAVSMWVKPDGKGQKLVVQLVSGGEDFEVFLTDFVKTTEAKYVTIPFNKLKGKQNGTFDPKNVTKFAIWCNSISEDGNGVDIQSKIVFDDIRFVNVDESKLNVTEGGYVLTDQSLVSGGQKPGDTEKPGDTEKPGDTEKPGDTEKPGNTEKPGDTEKPGNTDKTTVAKVSGFKQSRATETSIRLTWKKVKKADGYQVYRYNKSTKKYQKVATVKTNTYTDKKLKTATVYQYKVRAYRKSGKKTVTGKYSNVIKAATSPQKVTAVKAKRVKSKVKLTWKKVKGADGYEIYRATSKKGKYQKIKTLKKGTIVSYTDGKAKKGKTYYYKVRAVKNAGKTSVKGTASNAVRCGK from the coding sequence ATGAGAAAACGTTTTATGGGAAAACGACTTGCAGCCGCTCTTTTAGCGGCTGCAGTTGCGTTTTCAAGCGGCAATTTTGCAGGGGGATACGAGTATGTCTATGCGGCAGAAGCGAGTGTGTTTTATACCGGGACAAACACAGTAACAAAAGACAAACTGGATCTTGCAACAGAGGATTGGGATAATCCGCCAATGATCACTTATGATGAAAGTATTGCAGATTGTGTGACAACGAAAGATTTCACAATGAAGGCAGATATTACACTGGATGATGAGGCGTACGCATCATTGGGTACCGGGGAAAGTTACTTAAAGGTTCAGGGTATCGTGAAGCTGGGAAGTGAGTGGACATGGACAGACAGTCAGGATATCCCGTATTTACAGCAGAGCAGTTTTTCAGAAGATACACATAAAACAACGATTACGATCAAGTTTGAGGATAAGGATGCAGATGATTTAAAAGGTGTATATTTCCGACTGATTGGTCAGGGCTTTTCAGGAACATGTACATTTTCCAATGTTACATTAAGCGGTGTGGCAGAAGCGCAGCCGGAACTGCCTGCAAAAGATCCGAGTGTGATCGATGATTTTGAATCTGCAGAGACAGGAAGCAGTGCAGGCTGGGAGCAGGAAGGCGGCTGGCAGTACGACAATGCGGTAGGAATCAGTGTAGCTGAATTTCAGGGAAGCAAAATGTTAAAGGCAGATCTCGATTATACCGGTTGTGAAGGTTTTACATGGAGTGAGGCAAAGATTAAAAAGTCGTTTGCAGAAGGACTCGATGTATCGGCTTATAATGTTTTAAGCTATGAAATGATCTATCCGGAAGCTTTTGACGGTTCTTTTAAGGCAAAGATTTTTGCAAAAAACGGAGCAGATGATGTGGAGATCATCAACAAAGAAGCAAAGATCGAAACGTCAGATCTCGGTGACGGATATAAGAAAGCAGTGGTCACTGTCAAATTCTCACCAAACACTGCAAAGATCACGGATCTGATGATTGGAACAGTTGGTGTGAGCACTGCCTTTTTGGGAAGCGTATATCTGGATAACCTGACTTTATCCCAGTATAATGCAGCGGGCGATTATACGGAGATCACAGAGACGGCAGGAGAGGCTGTGCTTGCAGATACGTCCAGTATGCCGGAAGAAGTAACACTTTCGGATGTGAATGCATCAGGTTCAGCAAAAGCGTTATATGCATATTTAAAAGGACTGGATGCTGCTGACCAGGTATTATTCGGACATCAGAATGACACAAGCAAGCATGTTTCAACCAGAGACGGTGTCTATTCGGATACAAAGGACGTGACCGGAAGTATTAGTGGTCTGGTCGGAATCGATTCGCTGGCACTGACAGGCGTGGAACTTGGAATTGATAACGTAGATGATGCAGTTCAGAAATCTATCGAGATCAGCAAGGCAGCAGCTGCAGAGGGTGCAATCATTACATTATCCACCCATATGCCGAATATGAGCAATGAAAAAATCATTGCAACACCGGATGCGGCGAGAAAATATGATTTTTCACAGTGTGATTTTTCGGAGGCAAAAGACCTGAGCAATAACTGCTCCGCAGAAGTACTTCCGGGTGGAAAATACAATGCGCAGTTTACAACCTATCTTGATATCATTGCAGATTACGCAAACGGACTTGGCGATATTCCTGTTTTATTCCGTCCATTCCATGAAAATACAGGCGGATGGTTCTGGTGGGGTGCTGCGACAACCGATAAAGAGACATACCGTGCGCTGTTCCAGTACACACAGGATTATCTGGCATCAAAGGGAGTACACAACTTTATTTATGTATATTCCCCAAATGGTCCGTTAACTTCAGAGGAAGAGTATATGGACCGCTATCCGGGCGATGACTGTGTGGATATCGTTGCATTTGATTACTATGATGATTACAATACTTATCCGGCAGAATATTCCGGCGAGTTTGTGGACAATTTAAAGAAAACCTGTCAGGTGGTAAAGAATATTGCAGACGCAAAAGGAAAAGTAGCTGCAATTTCCGAAACCGGTGTAAGGGTGATGAAGGCCGATGGATCGGATAATGAAGGAATTTTAGTAAAAGGAAATCCGATCGCAGGACACAACTGGTACAAACAGGTTAATCAGGTGGCAGTTGACACCGGAATGCCGTACTTCTTACTGTGGGCAAATTTTGGAGACACCAACTTTTATGTCCCATATAAATATGATGATACCCACGGACAGGAACTGATCAACGAGTTTATTGAATTCTACAATGAAAAATCTTCTGTTTTTGCGAATGGAACAAACTTTTACGGAAATGCAGACCAGAAAGAAGTAAGAAATGTAAATCAGGGAAATGCAGCAGGTTATTTTGCCAATGTTTTCTCTAAGATGGCAATCACAAGTGCATTTACTTTAAAAGCAAATGTGAGAAATGCACAGAGTGTAAGTTTTGTGCTGACAAACCCGGATACAAATACAGAAAAAACGATCACGGCAGAGAAAACGGAAGAATCCGGTGCTTACGAAGGTGTGCTGTCTGCGGATATTCTGAGTGCACTTGGAACAACGGATACCGGTAAGATCAGCCTTGTGGCAGATGGCAAAACACTTGTGACTGTTTCCTATATCAGTTTTGGAAAAGAAAAGGAAACACTTGCAAAGAATGTCATTGAAAATTTTGAATTATACTATGATGACAATGACTACCTGAATGGAACTTTTACAGAAAATTCAGCAGCAAACTGCAGTTCTTCCTTTGTATTAGATAAGGATCATAAAGCAGAAGGTGTTTACGGAGGTGCATTTACTTATCAGCTTAAGACGGGCGGACCGGAAGTATGGACCGGACGTATGAAAGGTTTAAGCACAAACGATTACAGCGAATACAATGCGGTCAGCATGTGGGTAAAACCGGATGGAAAAGGACAGAAACTGGTAGTTCAGCTTGTTTCCGGCGGAGAGGATTTCGAAGTATTTCTGACTGACTTTGTAAAGACGACAGAGGCAAAATATGTTACGATCCCATTTAACAAATTAAAGGGTAAACAGAATGGAACTTTTGATCCAAAGAATGTTACGAAGTTTGCAATCTGGTGTAACAGCATTTCAGAAGACGGAAATGGGGTTGATATCCAGTCGAAAATTGTTTTTGATGATATCCGCTTTGTAAATGTGGATGAATCAAAGTTAAATGTGACAGAAGGTGGATATGTACTGACAGATCAGTCACTCGTGTCCGGAGGACAGAAACCGGGAGATACGGAGAAACCGGGAGATACAGAGAAACCGGGAGATACAGAGAAACCGGGAGATACAGAAAAACCGGGAAATACAGAGAAACCGGGAGATACAGAGAAACCGGGTAATACAGATAAAACGACAGTTGCAAAGGTTTCCGGCTTCAAACAGTCCAGGGCAACGGAGACTTCCATCCGCTTAACATGGAAAAAAGTAAAGAAAGCAGATGGTTATCAGGTATACCGTTATAACAAATCAACGAAAAAATATCAGAAGGTTGCAACGGTAAAAACTAATACCTATACGGATAAAAAGCTCAAAACAGCAACGGTTTATCAGTATAAAGTGCGTGCATACAGGAAAAGCGGTAAAAAGACGGTAACCGGAAAGTACTCCAATGTGATCAAGGCTGCGACCAGCCCGCAGAAGGTGACTGCGGTTAAGGCAAAACGTGTGAAGTCCAAGGTAAAATTAACCTGGAAGAAGGTAAAAGGTGCAGATGGATACGAGATCTACCGTGCAACATCCAAAAAAGGAAAATATCAAAAGATAAAGACGCTGAAAAAGGGCACTATTGTTTCTTACACAGACGGTAAAGCGAAGAAAGGAAAAACATATTACTATAAAGTAAGAGCCGTAAAAAATGCCGGAAAAACATCGGTGAAAGGAACTGCTTCAAATGCAGTGCGCTGTGGAAAATAA
- a CDS encoding amino acid ABC transporter ATP-binding protein, producing the protein MYSLDNIYKSFDNNQVLKGVSLEIPKNKTTVLIGPSGSGKTTLLRCINLLEIPDSGTVTLNGSSMSFQEGQKVKYSGSEIRNIRMKTGMVFQNFQLFPHKTVLENIMEGPITVLKKDRSECEKEALSLLEKVGLSDKRDAYPGQLSGGQQQRIAIARALAMKPELLLFDEPTSALDPELEVEVLNIIRRLVDEKQTIVIITHKMSFAREVADKVVFFDEGKILKEGTYTELEQSNIPRITQFLNMLN; encoded by the coding sequence ATGTATTCTTTAGATAACATTTATAAATCATTTGACAATAATCAGGTCTTAAAAGGTGTCTCCTTAGAGATTCCGAAAAATAAAACCACCGTCCTGATCGGGCCATCCGGTTCCGGCAAGACAACATTGCTGCGCTGTATTAATCTGCTTGAGATCCCGGATAGCGGAACCGTTACTTTAAACGGTTCTTCCATGTCCTTTCAAGAGGGACAGAAAGTAAAGTACAGCGGCAGCGAGATCCGGAATATCCGCATGAAAACCGGTATGGTATTCCAGAACTTTCAGCTTTTTCCTCACAAAACGGTGCTGGAAAATATTATGGAAGGTCCTATCACCGTCTTAAAGAAAGACCGAAGTGAATGCGAAAAAGAAGCGTTATCTCTTTTAGAGAAAGTCGGTTTATCCGATAAGCGCGACGCTTATCCGGGACAGCTCTCCGGCGGCCAGCAGCAGAGAATCGCCATCGCAAGGGCACTCGCCATGAAACCGGAACTACTTCTTTTTGATGAGCCTACCAGCGCCTTAGACCCGGAACTTGAAGTGGAAGTTTTAAATATCATCCGCAGACTGGTTGACGAGAAACAGACCATCGTGATCATTACACACAAGATGTCTTTCGCAAGAGAAGTGGCAGATAAAGTTGTTTTCTTCGATGAGGGAAAAATCTTAAAAGAGGGAACTTACACCGAACTAGAGCAGAGTAACATTCCAAGGATCACACAGTTCTTAAATATGTTGAACTAA
- a CDS encoding amino acid ABC transporter permease, producing MGSYAYLTAGIITARQAELMKNAFWSMLRQGLLYTIPLTLVSFAIGVIIAVLCALFIINKIPVLKQIAGIYIWVFRGTPLLVQLFIMYWGICNPLGINKWVACISALSLNVGAYSAETIRAAILSINKGQWEAGYSLGMSYQQTFRRIIIPQAATVSIPPLFNTFIGLVKDTSLASTIMIGEMFRKAQEAAASSLEYLWIYIEVALIYLLFCTLLTGLQKWIEKKLRVGK from the coding sequence ATGGGATCATATGCATACCTGACAGCGGGTATTATTACAGCAAGACAAGCGGAACTGATGAAAAATGCATTCTGGTCAATGCTAAGACAGGGCCTGCTTTACACGATTCCCCTGACGCTCGTATCCTTTGCGATCGGCGTCATCATTGCCGTGCTGTGTGCGCTTTTCATTATCAACAAAATACCGGTATTAAAACAGATCGCCGGAATCTATATCTGGGTATTCCGCGGAACCCCTCTGCTGGTACAGTTATTTATCATGTACTGGGGTATCTGTAATCCCCTTGGCATCAACAAGTGGGTTGCCTGTATCTCGGCACTCTCCTTAAATGTAGGTGCCTACTCCGCAGAGACGATCCGCGCGGCAATCCTTTCCATCAATAAAGGTCAGTGGGAGGCAGGCTATTCCCTCGGAATGAGTTATCAGCAGACATTCCGCCGTATCATCATTCCGCAGGCTGCTACCGTATCCATACCACCGCTTTTTAACACCTTTATCGGTCTTGTCAAGGATACTTCCCTTGCATCTACGATCATGATCGGTGAGATGTTCCGTAAAGCACAGGAAGCCGCAGCAAGCTCACTCGAATACCTTTGGATCTATATCGAAGTTGCACTCATTTACCTTCTTTTCTGTACGCTGTTGACCGGACTGCAGAAATGGATTGAGAAAAAACTGCGTGTCGGAAAGTAG
- a CDS encoding amino acid ABC transporter substrate-binding protein produces MKKKVISILLTAVLATGMAACGSNSNTASNSANNTADNAQNTAETSTESTGSADSAEKPVLTVGMEGTYAPYTYHDENGTLTGFEVDMANAIGEKMGYDVQFVETEWDSITAALDAGNFDVVMNQVTITDERKEKFDFSTPYIYSKPVLIVAADNTDINSFEDINGKKAAEGLTSNFSDIARSYGAEIVGQDKFALAMECVLSGEADCAINDELTYAYWKQQKGGEDSTKIVAESDNVNSSAIMVKKGNDELIEKLNSAIDELLADGTVKEISEKYFGMDVSQP; encoded by the coding sequence ATGAAGAAAAAAGTGATTTCAATTTTACTGACAGCCGTTTTAGCAACAGGAATGGCAGCATGCGGTTCTAACAGCAATACAGCAAGTAATTCTGCAAATAATACAGCTGACAATGCACAGAACACAGCTGAAACTTCAACAGAATCCACAGGTTCTGCTGATTCTGCTGAAAAACCTGTATTAACTGTCGGCATGGAGGGAACTTATGCTCCATACACCTACCACGATGAAAATGGTACTTTAACCGGTTTTGAGGTTGATATGGCAAATGCAATCGGTGAAAAGATGGGCTATGATGTCCAGTTTGTTGAGACAGAGTGGGATTCCATCACTGCTGCACTTGATGCCGGCAACTTTGACGTTGTCATGAACCAGGTTACGATCACAGATGAGAGAAAAGAAAAATTCGATTTTTCCACCCCTTACATTTATTCCAAACCAGTGCTGATCGTAGCTGCTGACAATACTGATATCAATTCCTTCGAAGACATCAATGGTAAAAAAGCTGCAGAAGGTCTTACCTCAAACTTCAGCGATATTGCAAGAAGCTACGGCGCAGAGATCGTCGGACAGGATAAATTTGCACTTGCCATGGAATGTGTATTAAGTGGGGAAGCCGATTGTGCGATCAACGACGAATTAACTTACGCATACTGGAAACAGCAGAAAGGCGGCGAGGACTCCACCAAGATCGTTGCTGAATCTGATAATGTCAATTCCAGTGCCATTATGGTGAAAAAAGGCAATGACGAGCTGATTGAAAAACTCAATTCTGCCATTGATGAATTATTAGCGGACGGAACCGTCAAAGAAATTTCCGAAAAATATTTTGGCATGGACGTATCACAGCCATAA
- a CDS encoding EAL domain-containing protein, which yields MNLQPKILSNAFLINGYTPAVDMILVILCILLLLLLRETFIRRSRLFLLFRTCIALLLIAAFSNSCFYYTVLYFDSDTTLCILRAIYHSSLLLIFCLYAAYLKILIGIPGKTGHIMNIFLYSLYIIFAVVDALSPVLGYSFYRDSSGAWHDNLYLKPFTIAYGIYMAFIFFLLLYYHKRIPTSLFHMLVIVQFICVFLVCAENYFGSNTFLAITFLLPIMVILYMVHGSSYSIKTGALNADSLNEYLNQQASIQNSTYYMCLRFDTDSEYVMPDELGKLFFNFWNGYFKNGLLFHPSTDFFVLAIDVSDIRNADKIAQDMIQNDFKRHFETYKLPYKIVMFNHLDFCENLEQFYELFNFFAEPMELNNFRSCDTADYKSFHDMKYLSAQLKDIAENGSLDDKRVLVYCQPVRNVNAGNYDTAEALMRLNLKDTGMVYPNRFIPLAEKNGYIHKLSMIILNKTCRAIREFQDEGYQLSRVSVNFSISELSNKNFMEEFRQIVERNGVDFHTIAVELTESRNDTEYELVLDRVMQFKSLGVCTYLDDFGTGYSNFDRILSLKLDVVKFDRSLLLMANKDENSQFILNYFSTAFKKLGYKVLYEGVETDEQETICVNSHADYLQGFKFSKPIPIEELKNFLSPIQE from the coding sequence ATGAATCTGCAACCAAAAATATTATCCAACGCTTTTTTGATCAACGGGTACACTCCCGCTGTAGATATGATTCTCGTGATCTTATGTATATTACTTTTACTGCTTCTCCGGGAGACATTTATCCGCCGCAGCAGACTTTTTCTGCTTTTTCGCACCTGCATCGCGCTTTTGCTGATTGCAGCCTTCAGCAATTCCTGCTTTTACTATACTGTACTGTATTTCGACAGTGATACCACTTTATGTATTCTGCGTGCAATATATCATTCAAGCCTGCTGCTCATTTTTTGTCTGTATGCGGCTTATTTAAAGATTTTGATTGGTATTCCGGGAAAAACAGGACATATCATGAATATTTTCCTATATTCCTTATATATCATTTTTGCCGTTGTGGATGCACTGTCACCTGTATTGGGTTACAGTTTCTACCGGGACAGCTCAGGTGCATGGCATGATAACCTTTATTTAAAACCGTTTACGATTGCTTACGGGATTTATATGGCGTTTATTTTTTTCCTGTTACTTTACTATCATAAACGCATTCCAACAAGTTTATTCCATATGCTCGTGATCGTACAGTTCATCTGTGTTTTTCTCGTCTGTGCAGAAAACTATTTTGGCAGCAATACCTTCCTTGCCATCACCTTTCTCCTGCCGATCATGGTAATCCTTTATATGGTACATGGAAGTTCTTACAGTATCAAGACAGGGGCCCTGAATGCAGATTCCCTAAACGAATATTTAAACCAGCAGGCGTCAATTCAAAATTCTACTTATTATATGTGTCTCCGTTTCGACACTGATTCCGAATATGTGATGCCGGATGAGCTTGGCAAACTTTTTTTCAACTTCTGGAACGGCTACTTTAAAAACGGACTCCTCTTCCACCCATCTACAGATTTTTTTGTTCTTGCAATTGATGTCAGTGACATCCGGAATGCAGATAAAATCGCGCAGGATATGATCCAGAATGACTTTAAACGCCATTTTGAAACTTATAAACTGCCTTATAAGATCGTTATGTTCAATCATCTGGATTTCTGTGAAAACTTAGAGCAGTTTTACGAACTTTTTAACTTCTTTGCAGAACCGATGGAACTAAATAATTTCCGCTCCTGCGACACCGCCGATTATAAAAGTTTTCATGATATGAAATATCTCTCGGCGCAGTTAAAAGATATTGCAGAAAACGGTTCCCTTGATGACAAAAGAGTTCTTGTATACTGCCAGCCGGTCCGCAACGTAAATGCCGGCAATTATGACACCGCAGAAGCACTGATGCGTCTGAACCTAAAGGACACCGGCATGGTATATCCAAACCGGTTTATTCCGCTCGCTGAAAAGAATGGCTATATCCATAAATTAAGCATGATCATTTTAAATAAGACCTGCCGTGCGATCCGGGAATTTCAGGATGAAGGTTACCAGCTCTCCCGTGTTTCCGTAAATTTTTCCATTTCAGAGCTCTCCAACAAAAATTTTATGGAAGAGTTCCGGCAGATCGTAGAAAGAAACGGTGTTGATTTTCATACCATCGCAGTGGAACTGACCGAGAGCCGCAACGATACCGAATACGAACTCGTTCTTGACCGTGTAATGCAGTTTAAATCCCTCGGTGTATGTACTTACCTCGACGATTTTGGAACCGGATATTCTAATTTTGACCGGATTCTTAGCTTAAAACTGGATGTTGTAAAATTTGACCGCAGCCTTCTTCTGATGGCAAATAAGGATGAAAATTCCCAGTTTATCCTGAACTACTTTTCCACTGCTTTTAAAAAACTCGGGTACAAAGTACTCTATGAGGGTGTAGAAACCGATGAGCAGGAGACCATCTGTGTGAACAGTCACGCGGACTATCTGCAGGGATTCAAATTTTCAAAACCAATCCCGATTGAAGAACTGAAAAACTTTCTTTCTCCGATACAGGAATAA